In Bacillus sp. DX3.1, the following proteins share a genomic window:
- the mtnW gene encoding 2,3-diketo-5-methylthiopentyl-1-phosphate enolase, with translation MSGITATYLIHDDSHNLMQKAEQIALGLTIGSWTHLPHLLQEQLKQHKGTVIGVEELEEQEHVNTYLGKRITRGLIKIHYPALNFSPDLPAILTTVFGKLSLDGEVKLIDLTFSDDLKATFPGPKFGIEGIRNLLQVHDRPLLMSIFKGMIGRNIGYLKTQLRDQANGGVDIVKDDEILFENSLTPLTQRIESGKEVLQSVYETYGHRTLYAVNLSGRTYDLKDNAKRAALAGADVLLFNVFSYGLDVLQSLAEDDDISIPIMAHPAVSGAYTSSKLYGFSSPLLLGKLLRYAGADFSLFPSPYGSVALEKEEALLVSKTLVDENEPLKSSFPVPSAGIHPGFVPFILRDFGTDVVINAGGGIHGHLAGAQGGGKAFRAAIRATLQGTPLHEVDDTDLHAALRLWGNPSDEVKS, from the coding sequence ATTTACCACATTTATTACAAGAACAATTAAAACAACATAAAGGCACTGTCATTGGTGTCGAAGAATTAGAAGAACAAGAACATGTTAATACTTATCTTGGTAAAAGAATTACACGTGGACTGATTAAAATTCATTATCCAGCGCTAAATTTCAGTCCTGATTTACCAGCAATTTTAACAACAGTATTTGGAAAATTATCACTAGATGGCGAAGTAAAACTTATCGATTTAACGTTTTCAGATGACTTAAAAGCGACATTCCCTGGTCCAAAGTTCGGTATTGAAGGAATCCGAAATCTTTTACAAGTTCATGATCGTCCTCTTCTTATGAGCATTTTTAAAGGTATGATTGGTCGCAACATCGGATATTTAAAAACACAATTACGTGATCAAGCAAACGGTGGTGTAGATATCGTAAAAGATGATGAAATTTTATTTGAAAATTCATTAACGCCACTCACACAGCGGATTGAGTCAGGAAAAGAAGTGTTACAGTCTGTATATGAAACATATGGTCATAGGACGTTATATGCGGTTAACTTATCAGGACGCACATACGATTTAAAAGATAACGCGAAACGTGCTGCCCTGGCTGGTGCAGATGTTCTTCTATTCAATGTATTCTCTTATGGATTAGACGTACTTCAATCACTTGCAGAAGATGATGATATATCAATCCCCATTATGGCTCATCCTGCCGTAAGCGGTGCTTATACTTCATCAAAATTATACGGATTCTCTTCTCCGTTACTACTTGGAAAACTACTTCGTTATGCTGGTGCAGATTTCTCTTTATTCCCATCTCCATATGGCAGTGTTGCACTGGAGAAAGAAGAAGCGCTTCTTGTCTCAAAAACACTCGTTGATGAGAATGAACCGTTGAAGAGTAGTTTCCCTGTCCCATCAGCCGGTATTCATCCTGGCTTTGTTCCCTTTATCCTTCGTGATTTTGGCACAGATGTTGTCATTAACGCAGGTGGCGGTATTCATGGTCATCTAGCTGGTGCACAGGGTGGCGGAAAAGCATTTCGAGCAGCTATCCGTGCAACATTACAAGGAACGCCACTACATGAAGTGGACGATACTGATTTACATGCAGCATTGCGATTATGGGGCAATCCATCTGACGAGGTGAAATCATGA
- a CDS encoding 2-hydroxy-3-keto-5-methylthiopentenyl-1-phosphate phosphatase: MNIRIFCDFDGTITNNDNIIAIMEKFAPPEAETIKQKILSQEISIQEGVGQLFSLLPSNLRDDITTFIKETAVIRAGFQEFVQFVQINHISFHIISGGMDFFVHPLLEGLIASNHIYCNTTDFSGETIKVNWPHPCDEHCKNECGLCKSTLIHQLGSQGDFNIVIGDSITDLQAAKLANKVFARDFLTAKCKEHHIPYTYFETFYDVQTEIQQLLEVVK; this comes from the coding sequence ATGAACATTCGAATCTTTTGTGATTTTGATGGCACAATTACAAATAACGATAATATCATTGCCATTATGGAGAAATTTGCTCCACCAGAAGCGGAAACAATTAAACAAAAAATTTTATCACAAGAGATTTCTATTCAAGAAGGTGTAGGGCAACTATTTTCTCTCTTACCTTCTAATTTACGAGATGATATAACTACTTTCATAAAAGAAACCGCAGTTATTCGAGCTGGCTTTCAAGAGTTTGTACAGTTTGTCCAAATAAACCATATTTCATTTCATATTATATCAGGAGGAATGGATTTTTTCGTCCACCCTCTTCTTGAAGGACTAATTGCTTCAAATCACATTTATTGTAATACGACTGATTTTTCAGGTGAAACAATTAAGGTGAACTGGCCACATCCGTGTGATGAGCATTGTAAAAACGAATGTGGTCTTTGTAAGTCAACACTTATTCATCAACTCGGTTCACAAGGTGATTTTAACATTGTAATCGGTGATTCGATTACAGATTTACAAGCAGCAAAACTTGCTAACAAAGTATTTGCTCGTGATTTTCTCACTGCAAAATGTAAAGAACATCATATTCCCTATACATACTTTGAAACATTTTATGACGTACAAACAGAAATCCAGCAATTGTTGGAGGTGGTAAAATGA
- a CDS encoding methylthioribulose 1-phosphate dehydratase, whose amino-acid sequence MKQLFRQWQELSELKKELTDRNWFPATSGNISIKVSDTPLTFLITASGRDKTKTTPDDFLLVDHTGNAVLETDLRPSAETLLHTHIYNYTKAGCVLHVHTTDNNVITNVYDKEVLLSNQEIIKALNIWEEKASIRIPIIENHAHIPTLGEEFHKHIHEDTGAILIRNHGITVWGKDSFDAKKRLEAYEFLFQFHIKLLSIQGGVSNGANSYS is encoded by the coding sequence ATGAAACAACTTTTTCGTCAATGGCAAGAACTGAGTGAATTAAAAAAGGAATTAACTGATCGTAACTGGTTTCCCGCTACAAGTGGAAACATTTCAATAAAAGTGAGTGACACCCCGCTTACCTTTCTTATTACAGCAAGCGGTAGAGATAAAACAAAAACAACACCTGATGATTTTCTACTAGTTGATCACACTGGAAATGCTGTTTTAGAAACAGATCTACGACCTTCGGCAGAAACATTACTACACACTCACATTTACAACTATACAAAAGCTGGATGTGTCTTGCACGTCCATACGACTGATAACAATGTGATTACAAACGTATATGACAAAGAAGTCTTACTTTCTAATCAGGAAATTATTAAAGCACTCAACATTTGGGAAGAAAAAGCCTCTATCCGGATCCCAATTATTGAAAATCACGCTCACATTCCAACCTTAGGGGAGGAATTCCATAAACATATCCATGAAGATACAGGAGCTATATTAATTCGCAACCATGGCATTACAGTTTGGGGGAAGGATAGCTTTGATGCTAAAAAAAGATTAGAAGCATATGAGTTTTTATTCCAATTTCATATCAAACTATTATCAATTCAAGGAGGCGTTTCTAATGGCGCAAATTCGTATTCATGA
- a CDS encoding cupin domain-containing protein — translation MAQIRIHEINTRIENEVEVEQFLQGEGILYEKWDISKLPAHLKENYTLTDENKEEILTTFSEEIADVSGRRGYKAHDVISLSSATPNLNELLINFKQEHHHTDDEVRFIVCGHGIFAIEDKDGRFFDVELEPGDLISVPENARHYFTLQDDRQVVAVRIFVTAEGWVPIY, via the coding sequence ATGGCGCAAATTCGTATTCATGAAATCAACACTCGTATTGAAAATGAAGTGGAAGTTGAGCAATTTTTACAAGGAGAAGGTATTTTATATGAGAAATGGGATATTTCAAAGCTTCCAGCTCATTTAAAAGAAAACTACACCTTAACAGATGAAAACAAAGAAGAAATTTTAACAACGTTTTCTGAGGAAATTGCTGATGTTTCAGGGCGTCGCGGTTATAAAGCGCATGATGTCATTTCACTCTCAAGCGCGACGCCAAATCTTAATGAGTTATTAATCAACTTTAAGCAAGAGCACCATCATACAGATGATGAAGTTCGCTTCATCGTTTGCGGACATGGCATCTTTGCCATTGAAGACAAGGATGGTCGCTTCTTTGATGTTGAACTTGAGCCTGGTGATCTTATCTCTGTACCTGAAAATGCAAGACATTATTTTACATTGCAAGATGATCGCCAAGTTGTAGCAGTTCGTATTTTTGTTACAGCAGAAGGCTGGGTTCCTATTTACTAA
- a CDS encoding DUF3909 family protein, with product MNLEKFDGMIDAVQRAKCIEINKKQRAAFKQKYDFEPSFEYGRDETRRYVIRTIKKMLEEMEFYLALKYDRESIDLYMHAEIEETCYVSVSYGEDALHLQELFQFLEENK from the coding sequence ATGAACTTAGAAAAATTTGATGGAATGATTGATGCTGTACAACGTGCAAAGTGTATAGAGATTAATAAAAAGCAACGAGCTGCCTTTAAACAAAAATATGATTTTGAGCCATCATTTGAATATGGACGTGATGAGACAAGACGTTATGTAATTCGCACAATAAAGAAAATGCTAGAAGAAATGGAATTTTATTTAGCTTTAAAGTACGATCGTGAGAGTATTGATTTATATATGCATGCTGAAATTGAGGAAACGTGTTATGTATCCGTTAGTTATGGAGAGGACGCGCTTCATTTACAAGAGCTATTTCAGTTTTTAGAAGAGAATAAATAA
- a CDS encoding NAD(P)-dependent oxidoreductase: MKQILSSAAIGFIGTGVMGKSMVHHLLQGGYTVYVYNRTKEKAASLLEAGAHWCNTPKELVKNVDVVMTMVGYPHDVEEIYFGTEGILQHASEGTIAIDFTTSTPTLAKRIYEEGNKKGVYTLDAPVSGGDIGAKEGRLAIMIGGEQEVYDACCPLFERLGENIKLQGAAGSGQHTKMCNQIAIASNMIGVCEAVAYAKKAGLDPDKVLQSISTGAAGSWSLSNLAPRMLQEDFAPGFYVKHFMKDMKIALDEAEKLDLSVPGLTLAKDLYEQLIQAGEENSGTQVLYKKYIK, from the coding sequence ATGAAACAAATATTGTCATCAGCTGCGATTGGTTTTATCGGTACAGGTGTTATGGGGAAAAGTATGGTACATCATTTACTACAGGGTGGCTATACAGTATATGTATATAACCGTACGAAAGAAAAAGCAGCTTCTTTATTAGAAGCTGGAGCACACTGGTGTAATACACCAAAAGAGCTGGTAAAGAACGTGGATGTTGTCATGACAATGGTCGGTTATCCGCATGATGTAGAAGAAATCTATTTTGGAACAGAAGGAATTCTGCAGCATGCAAGCGAGGGGACTATTGCGATTGACTTTACAACATCCACACCAACTCTTGCAAAGCGTATATATGAAGAGGGAAATAAAAAAGGTGTGTATACGCTAGATGCTCCCGTATCCGGAGGAGATATTGGAGCGAAAGAAGGGCGACTTGCAATCATGATTGGTGGAGAGCAAGAAGTATATGATGCATGTTGTCCTCTATTTGAGCGATTGGGAGAAAATATTAAGCTGCAAGGAGCTGCGGGAAGCGGACAACATACAAAAATGTGTAATCAAATTGCAATTGCTTCTAATATGATAGGGGTTTGTGAAGCGGTAGCTTATGCGAAGAAAGCAGGTTTAGATCCAGATAAGGTCTTGCAAAGTATTTCAACTGGAGCCGCTGGTAGTTGGTCTTTAAGTAATTTAGCTCCGCGTATGCTGCAAGAAGATTTTGCACCAGGGTTTTATGTAAAACACTTTATGAAAGACATGAAGATTGCGTTAGATGAGGCTGAGAAATTAGATTTATCTGTACCAGGTTTAACTCTTGCGAAAGATTTATATGAGCAATTAATACAAGCAGGCGAGGAAAACAGTGGAACGCAAGTATTATACAAAAAATACATAAAGTGA
- a CDS encoding serine hydrolase domain-containing protein, translating into MIKRLIIMVFICFIIGGSTYLFWKETVKKDFHASKIAPSVEAQVQGNTEKEKEPSIDYSSVAQKLDQYLKEKGFNGTVLVADKNHIVLNKGYGYADVQNKIENTPQTKYRTGSITKMTISTSILQLQEKGKLNIQDNVNKYIPSFPMEKNITLQQLLTHTSGLPSKGKGKVNAASRLDLVTWIGKQKVDFPPGTGWGYTDYNYMVLAYIVEKVSGQPIDKYIKEYIFVPAGMHETGMGNQVPGDVNFSKGYKQKEQKLVLAPRLAMNWLYGCGEMYTTATDMKKLDEAIMSGKLFSPQSLQQMITPPSGRNYGFGFYINPDYYHNHGVVAGWNTFNNFNWDRQIFVILFSNVQDGINDDFNKEFRKMVSDLLEKRG; encoded by the coding sequence ATGATAAAAAGATTGATAATTATGGTTTTTATTTGTTTTATCATAGGTGGAAGTACATATCTATTTTGGAAAGAAACTGTAAAGAAAGATTTCCACGCTTCAAAAATAGCCCCTTCTGTTGAAGCACAAGTACAAGGAAATACAGAAAAAGAGAAGGAACCATCAATTGATTATTCAAGTGTAGCACAAAAATTAGATCAATATTTAAAAGAAAAAGGGTTTAATGGAACAGTTCTTGTTGCAGATAAAAATCATATTGTACTCAATAAAGGGTATGGATATGCAGATGTTCAAAATAAAATTGAAAATACGCCGCAAACAAAATACAGAACGGGTTCGATTACAAAAATGACAATATCGACCTCGATTTTGCAGTTACAAGAAAAAGGGAAATTAAATATTCAAGATAATGTGAATAAATATATCCCTTCTTTCCCAATGGAAAAAAATATTACCTTACAACAATTATTGACACATACGTCGGGGTTGCCGAGTAAAGGAAAGGGAAAAGTAAATGCGGCATCGCGTTTAGATTTAGTGACATGGATTGGGAAACAAAAAGTTGATTTTCCACCGGGGACAGGTTGGGGATATACGGATTATAATTATATGGTGCTAGCTTATATTGTAGAAAAGGTTTCTGGTCAACCAATAGACAAGTATATAAAAGAATATATTTTTGTACCAGCTGGTATGCATGAAACAGGTATGGGAAATCAAGTGCCAGGTGATGTGAATTTTTCGAAAGGATATAAACAGAAAGAACAAAAACTTGTACTAGCACCAAGATTAGCAATGAATTGGTTATATGGTTGTGGTGAAATGTATACAACTGCTACGGATATGAAAAAACTTGATGAAGCTATTATGAGTGGAAAGCTTTTTTCACCACAAAGTTTACAGCAGATGATTACACCACCATCAGGAAGAAACTATGGATTTGGTTTCTATATTAATCCTGACTATTATCATAATCATGGTGTAGTTGCTGGGTGGAACACATTTAATAATTTTAATTGGGATCGTCAAATATTTGTAATTCTATTTTCAAATGTGCAAGATGGTATTAATGATGATTTTAATAAGGAATTCCGAAAGATGGTAAGTGATTTATTAGAGAAAAGGGGATGA
- a CDS encoding GGDEF domain-containing protein: MNILHFLLENTVFQNVLQDLRVNVLYIEEGCNHRHTVANVQPKCMFLASSFEEGKILFEKVQPQIVIIYVSNGAQVECIKSMYNSQSSFIVIWDQPVTSKFLELLTIGIRNIVIAPITPQAVLAEVNKSVYQLSLLQQVMIQQELLQMMFDFQNDLLFIVEDDEIVDCNTNFLRFFGYEDLFSYHEHHIIFAEHFVQENGYYAASHDITWLDDCLSQARKIKMYDDAGEEFVFLLRAASLPEDLSRFIVKCTDITELDEVYQEQERLATMDSLTEIYNRLKFQQLLEEMWENGQRMNQTIALILFDIDDFKKVNDTYGRDFGDLALVQLADLMKSKLAPHHTFARWGGAEFIMLVMDTTEKEAFQIAESLRFFIETKQFSGISKLTASFGVALCDKGITKEELIQRADIALYEAKKNGKNQVRLYRTH; the protein is encoded by the coding sequence GTGAACATACTACATTTTTTGTTAGAGAATACGGTATTTCAAAATGTATTGCAGGATCTCCGTGTAAATGTACTTTATATAGAAGAAGGTTGTAATCACCGACACACTGTTGCGAATGTACAACCAAAATGTATGTTTTTAGCAAGTAGTTTCGAAGAAGGAAAAATATTGTTTGAAAAAGTGCAACCGCAAATCGTAATTATATACGTATCGAATGGTGCGCAAGTAGAGTGTATAAAAAGCATGTATAATTCACAGAGCTCTTTTATTGTGATTTGGGATCAGCCAGTTACATCGAAATTTCTAGAATTGCTTACAATTGGGATACGAAATATTGTTATAGCTCCTATTACTCCTCAGGCTGTCTTAGCAGAGGTGAACAAGAGTGTCTATCAATTATCTTTACTACAGCAAGTGATGATACAGCAGGAGCTGCTTCAAATGATGTTTGATTTTCAAAATGATTTATTATTTATTGTGGAAGATGATGAGATTGTTGACTGTAATACAAATTTTTTACGCTTTTTTGGATATGAAGACTTATTTTCGTATCATGAGCATCATATTATATTTGCTGAACATTTTGTACAAGAAAATGGATACTATGCAGCAAGTCATGATATCACTTGGCTAGATGATTGTTTATCTCAAGCAAGAAAGATTAAAATGTATGATGATGCGGGGGAAGAGTTTGTCTTTTTATTGCGAGCTGCTTCTTTACCAGAAGATTTGTCCAGGTTTATTGTTAAGTGTACGGATATTACTGAATTGGATGAAGTATATCAAGAGCAAGAACGTCTTGCGACAATGGATTCTTTAACAGAGATATACAACCGCTTGAAGTTTCAACAGCTATTGGAAGAAATGTGGGAAAATGGACAACGAATGAATCAAACAATAGCGCTTATTTTGTTTGATATAGACGATTTTAAAAAGGTCAATGACACATATGGTCGGGATTTTGGTGATTTAGCATTAGTTCAGTTAGCAGACCTGATGAAATCCAAACTAGCACCGCACCATACTTTTGCAAGGTGGGGAGGAGCAGAGTTTATTATGCTAGTGATGGATACAACGGAAAAAGAGGCTTTTCAAATTGCAGAATCGCTACGTTTTTTTATTGAAACAAAACAATTTTCTGGGATTTCGAAGTTAACCGCTAGTTTTGGAGTTGCTTTATGTGACAAAGGGATCACAAAAGAAGAGTTAATACAGCGAGCAGATATTGCTTTATATGAAGCAAAAAAAAATGGGAAGAATCAAGTTCGGTTATATAGAACGCATTAA
- a CDS encoding nitroreductase family protein: protein MTQQDFFTVLYERTSNRAFNPEKEISKEELQEILKAAGQAPSAWNLQHWKFLVFQGEDVQNRLHPIAYNQQQILDASAVVAVLGDLEANKNIAPVYGPIVEQGFMKEEAKERLAQNIESAYQREQYPRDAAFSNASLAAMQLMLAAKATGWDTCAIGGFNPQALMEEFNVSSRYVPIMLITIGESTLKGHPAPRMKIDQVAEWAK, encoded by the coding sequence ATGACACAGCAAGATTTCTTTACTGTTTTATACGAGCGCACATCCAATCGTGCATTCAACCCTGAGAAAGAAATTTCAAAAGAAGAATTACAAGAAATTTTAAAAGCAGCTGGACAGGCGCCATCCGCTTGGAACTTACAGCATTGGAAGTTTCTTGTTTTCCAAGGTGAAGATGTACAAAATCGTTTGCATCCAATCGCTTATAATCAACAACAAATTTTAGATGCTTCTGCAGTAGTTGCTGTTTTAGGTGACCTAGAAGCAAATAAAAATATTGCTCCTGTGTACGGACCTATTGTTGAGCAAGGGTTTATGAAAGAAGAAGCAAAAGAACGTTTAGCACAGAACATTGAATCTGCATACCAACGTGAACAATATCCACGTGATGCAGCTTTCTCTAATGCTTCCCTAGCAGCTATGCAACTTATGCTTGCAGCAAAAGCAACTGGCTGGGATACTTGCGCAATTGGTGGTTTTAATCCACAAGCACTAATGGAAGAATTCAATGTTTCTTCTCGTTATGTACCAATCATGCTTATTACAATTGGTGAATCTACATTAAAAGGACATCCAGCACCACGTATGAAGATAGACCAAGTAGCAGAATGGGCAAAATAG
- a CDS encoding DUF3915 family protein yields the protein MFGSFGCRDDFRDCHFDRDCKRDDFRRDDFRRDDSRKRSAVCNVLVNISIGTKISLLKIKDHGTFRDVVFEGFSCGVALFSDQDRRKDWDHEDDCNKNWHKDKFKGLLRVCPEDIIAIAI from the coding sequence ATGTTTGGATCATTTGGATGTCGTGATGATTTTAGAGATTGTCACTTTGACAGAGATTGCAAGAGAGATGATTTTCGTAGAGATGATTTCCGTAGAGATGATTCCCGCAAAAGATCAGCTGTTTGTAATGTGCTTGTTAATATTTCAATTGGAACAAAAATTTCTCTTCTAAAAATTAAAGATCACGGTACGTTCCGTGATGTAGTCTTTGAAGGATTTTCCTGTGGGGTCGCGCTTTTCTCCGATCAAGACCGTAGAAAAGATTGGGATCACGAAGATGATTGTAATAAAAACTGGCACAAAGACAAATTTAAAGGCTTATTACGCGTTTGCCCAGAGGATATAATTGCGATTGCAATTTAA
- the ptsP gene encoding phosphoenolpyruvate--protein phosphotransferase has translation MTLNIQGIAASSGIAIAKAFRLENPEFNIEKKTITDEAAEIARLDAALEKAKSELEAIKDHAFAELGADKAAIFEAHLLVLNDPELVNPVKDKVNNEKINAEFAMDEVASMFISMFENMDNEYMKERAADIRDVTKRVLAHLLGINFSNPSTISEEVIIIAEDLTPSDTAQLNRKYAKGFTTDIGGRTSHSAIMARSMEIPAVVGTKVVMEKIQNGDIVIIDGLDGAVIVNPSEETLRTFEDKKAKFEGQKAEWAKLKNEATVTSDGHHVELVANIGTPNDVQGIIDNGGEGVGLYRTEFLYMGRDNLPTEDEQFGAYKAVLEGVKEGQPVVVRTLDIGGDKELPYLHLPKEMNPFLGYRAIRLCLEEQDVFRTQLRALLRASVYGNLKIMFPMIATLDEFRQAKAILLEEKERLVQAGTTVSDAIEVGMMVEIPASAVLADQFAKEVDFFSIGTNDLIQYTMAADRMNERVAYLYQPYNPSILRLVKMVIDAAHKEGKWVGMCGEMAGDALAIPLLLGLGLDEFSMSATSILPARTQLRKLSKAQMEELAQKALNMSTAEEVVELVKSI, from the coding sequence ATGACTCTTAACATTCAAGGGATCGCTGCATCAAGTGGGATTGCTATTGCAAAGGCTTTCCGACTTGAGAATCCTGAATTTAACATTGAAAAGAAGACGATTACGGACGAAGCTGCGGAAATCGCACGCTTAGACGCTGCGCTTGAGAAAGCAAAATCTGAATTAGAAGCAATTAAAGATCACGCTTTTGCTGAGCTTGGTGCTGATAAAGCAGCTATTTTTGAAGCTCATTTACTAGTATTAAACGATCCAGAACTAGTAAATCCAGTAAAAGATAAAGTGAATAATGAAAAAATTAATGCTGAGTTTGCAATGGATGAAGTTGCATCAATGTTCATTAGTATGTTTGAAAACATGGATAATGAATATATGAAAGAGCGTGCAGCAGATATTCGCGACGTAACAAAACGCGTTCTTGCACATTTATTAGGTATTAACTTCTCAAATCCGAGCACAATTTCTGAAGAAGTGATCATTATTGCAGAAGATTTAACACCGTCTGATACAGCACAATTAAACCGTAAATATGCAAAAGGTTTCACAACTGATATCGGCGGACGTACATCTCACTCTGCAATCATGGCTCGCTCTATGGAAATTCCGGCTGTTGTTGGTACAAAAGTGGTTATGGAAAAAATCCAAAACGGTGATATCGTTATCATCGACGGTTTAGATGGAGCAGTTATTGTGAACCCATCTGAAGAAACACTTCGTACTTTCGAAGATAAGAAAGCAAAATTCGAAGGCCAAAAAGCAGAATGGGCAAAACTAAAAAATGAAGCAACTGTAACAAGCGATGGACATCATGTTGAGCTTGTAGCAAATATCGGAACACCAAATGATGTACAAGGTATCATTGACAATGGTGGAGAAGGCGTTGGTTTATACCGTACAGAATTCTTATACATGGGCCGTGACAATCTTCCAACAGAAGACGAGCAGTTCGGAGCGTATAAAGCAGTTCTTGAAGGTGTAAAAGAAGGTCAACCAGTTGTTGTTCGTACACTTGACATCGGTGGAGATAAAGAGCTTCCATACTTACATTTACCGAAAGAAATGAATCCATTCTTAGGCTACCGTGCAATTCGCTTATGCTTAGAAGAACAAGATGTGTTCCGTACACAACTTCGTGCATTACTTCGTGCAAGTGTATACGGTAACTTAAAAATCATGTTCCCAATGATTGCAACACTTGATGAATTCCGTCAAGCGAAAGCAATTCTGTTAGAGGAAAAAGAAAGACTTGTTCAAGCGGGTACAACTGTTTCTGACGCTATTGAAGTAGGTATGATGGTAGAAATTCCTGCTTCTGCGGTATTAGCAGATCAGTTTGCGAAAGAAGTTGATTTCTTCTCTATCGGAACAAATGACTTAATTCAATACACAATGGCTGCGGATCGTATGAACGAACGTGTAGCTTACCTATATCAACCGTATAACCCATCTATTTTACGTCTTGTAAAAATGGTTATCGATGCTGCTCATAAAGAAGGAAAATGGGTTGGTATGTGTGGTGAGATGGCAGGAGACGCGCTTGCAATCCCATTATTACTTGGATTAGGGTTAGATGAATTCAGCATGAGTGCAACATCTATTCTTCCTGCAAGAACACAACTTCGCAAGTTGTCAAAAGCACAAATGGAAGAGTTAGCACAAAAAGCTTTAAACATGTCGACTGCTGAAGAAGTAGTTGAACTTGTAAAAAGCATCTAA
- the ptsH gene encoding phosphocarrier protein HPr has protein sequence MEKIFKVTSDSGIHARPATLLVNTASKFGADINLEYNGKNVNLKSIMGVMSLGIQQNAEIKITANGDDAAQALAAIEETMKNEGLGE, from the coding sequence ATGGAAAAAATCTTTAAAGTAACTAGTGACTCAGGAATTCATGCTCGTCCAGCAACTTTACTTGTTAACACTGCAAGCAAATTTGGTGCTGATATTAACTTAGAATATAATGGTAAAAACGTAAACTTAAAATCAATCATGGGTGTTATGTCTTTAGGTATTCAACAAAACGCGGAAATTAAAATCACTGCGAATGGTGATGATGCAGCTCAAGCACTAGCAGCTATCGAAGAAACTATGAAAAATGAAGGATTAGGAGAATAA